From Paraburkholderia sprentiae WSM5005:
GGCAGCCGGTACCGTCGCTCAATCTGCTGATCACGTCGCTCGTGTGGCGCCAGGATCACAACGGCTTCACGCACCAGGACCCCGGATTTCTCGACGTGGTCACGAACAAGAGCCCGGACATCGTGCGTATCTATCTGCCACCCGACGCCAACTGTCTGCTGAGCGTCGCCGATCACTGCCTGCGCTCGCGCGACTACGTGAACGTGATCGTGTCCGACAAGCAGCCGCATCTGACGTACCTCGACATGGATGCGGCCGTCACGCATTGCACGAAGGGCATCGGCATCTGGGATTGGGCATCGACCGATCAGGGCGTCGAGCCGGACGTCGTGATCGCGTGCGCGGGCGACATCGCGACGATGGAAGCGCTCGCCGCCGTGCAGATCCTGAAGGAGCGTTTCGCGACGCTGAAGATCCGCTTCGTCAACGTGGTCGATCTGTTCCGCCTGATGCCCGAGCGTGCGCATCCGCATGGACTGTCCGACCGCGATTTCGATTCATTGTTTACGACCAGCAAACCGGTGATTTTCAATTTCCACTCGTATGCGTCGCTCGTGCACAAGCTCACGTACAACCGCCAGAATCACGAAAACATTCACGTGCATGGCTATCGCGAGAAGGGCAATATCAACACGCCGCTCGAACTCGCGATCATCAACGGCATCGACCGCTTCACGCTTGCGATCGATGCGATCGACCGGGTGACGGCGCTGCGTGGCGTCGGCGATCATACGAAGGAGTGGCTGCGCGGGCAGATCATCGAGCATCTCGCGTACGCTCACTCGGAAGGCATCGACAAGGAGGAAATCCGCAACTGGACGTGGAAAAGCTAAGCGAGGACGCGCGATGCACAACCACGATCAGGAACGGACGATTCTGGTGCTCAACAGCGGCTCGTCGTCGCTGAAGTTCGGGCTTTTCACGCGCTCGGCCGACGACGAAACGCTGCTGCTCGAAGGCGCGGCCGAGGGCATCGGCCGCGACGACGGCCGTCTGCGGATCAAAGCGGCCGATGGCCGCGTGCTGTTGCAGCAGGAGCCCACGCTCGAATCGCAGACCGTGGCGCTGCAGAAGCTTTCGCAGGTGCTCGTGCGACAGCATCATGCGCGCCCCTCCGCGGTCGGGCATCGCGTCGTGCATGGCGGGCCGCGGTTGCGCACGCACCAGCGCATCACCGACGATGTGCGCCGTCAATTGCAGGACGCGCTGCACTTCGCACCGCTGCATATCCCGCCGGCACTGGCGCTGATCGACGAAGCCACGCAAATTTTCGGCGACGCCGCGCATTTCGCCTGCTTCGACACCGCGTTTCATGCGACGCTGCCGCCGCGCGCGGCGCAACTCGCGATACCGCGCCGTTACGCGGACGCCGGCGTGATCCGTTATGGCTTTCATGGGCTGTCGTACGAATCGCTGGTCGCGCAACTTGGCGCGGCGTTGCCGTCGCGCGCGGTGTTCGCGCATCTGGGCAACGGGTCGAGCGTGTGCGCGCTGCTCGA
This genomic window contains:
- a CDS encoding acetate/propionate family kinase; the encoded protein is MHNHDQERTILVLNSGSSSLKFGLFTRSADDETLLLEGAAEGIGRDDGRLRIKAADGRVLLQQEPTLESQTVALQKLSQVLVRQHHARPSAVGHRVVHGGPRLRTHQRITDDVRRQLQDALHFAPLHIPPALALIDEATQIFGDAAHFACFDTAFHATLPPRAAQLAIPRRYADAGVIRYGFHGLSYESLVAQLGAALPSRAVFAHLGNGSSVCALLDGRSVDTSMGLTPTGGIPMSTRCGDLDPGVLLYLMRTERLDADALETLLNRHSGLAGYADGESDMQALEKRAAAGDAQASLALDAFATAVRKTIGGYAALLGGIDLLVFTGGIGEHSAEVRRRVCDGLAFVGLAENDPAGKVRVLHTEEERQIARHCRQLLEAGEG